In Candidatus Promineifilum breve, one genomic interval encodes:
- a CDS encoding glycogen synthase codes for MAEPLRILFLSAEVAPFAKTGGLGDVGGSLPKALHALGFDVRVVMPAYRKIEAGYPGVQSMPLRLDVPTGSGVVHAGAFEGKLPGSEVPVYFIAQNNLFNRENIYGYGDDSYRFAFFSRAAFALTESINWRPDVLHAHDWHSAPAIVWLSTAGQANPRYHGVGSVFTIHNLAHQGLSSWNIFDYLQLYTHSLKEEAYGEVNFMARGIYHANIINTVSPTYAREIMTPDGGARLDGLLRHRQGDLHGILNGLDYDEWNPATDPRLPAHFDLDDLENRAEARRALQATVGLPQIPDVPILALISRLDWQKGLELMGHTLHMLMNSYSGPAQFVVLGSGAAEYENMFAQLAAYHRDKMTAYIGYHAGLAPLIYAGSDMFLMPSRFEPCGLGQMIAMRYGSVPIVRATGGLADTVHDGYTGFSFHDFSVGALWDAIQRATFIYNVDRPNWRRIQANGMSADFSWQRSAQGYAQLYEWAQAQQRYRG; via the coding sequence ATGGCCGAACCACTCCGCATCCTCTTCCTCAGCGCCGAAGTTGCGCCGTTTGCCAAGACCGGCGGCCTGGGCGACGTCGGCGGCTCGCTGCCCAAGGCGCTCCATGCCCTGGGCTTCGACGTGCGCGTCGTCATGCCCGCCTACCGCAAAATCGAAGCCGGCTATCCCGGCGTGCAGAGTATGCCGCTGCGTCTCGACGTGCCCACCGGCTCCGGCGTTGTCCATGCCGGGGCATTCGAGGGCAAGCTGCCGGGCAGCGAGGTGCCGGTCTACTTTATCGCCCAGAACAACCTGTTCAATCGGGAAAACATCTACGGTTACGGGGACGATTCGTATCGCTTCGCCTTCTTCAGCCGCGCCGCGTTCGCCCTGACCGAATCGATCAATTGGCGGCCCGACGTGTTGCATGCCCACGACTGGCACTCCGCCCCGGCCATCGTCTGGCTATCGACGGCCGGCCAGGCCAACCCGCGCTACCACGGCGTGGGCAGCGTGTTCACCATCCACAATTTGGCCCACCAGGGGCTGAGTAGCTGGAACATCTTCGATTACCTGCAACTGTATACCCACTCCCTGAAGGAGGAAGCCTACGGCGAAGTCAACTTCATGGCCCGCGGCATCTACCACGCCAACATTATCAACACCGTCAGCCCAACCTACGCCCGCGAAATCATGACCCCCGACGGCGGCGCGCGGCTGGACGGCCTGCTGCGCCACCGCCAGGGCGACCTGCACGGCATCCTCAACGGCCTCGACTACGACGAATGGAACCCGGCCACTGACCCGCGGCTACCGGCCCACTTCGACCTCGATGACCTGGAGAACCGCGCCGAAGCCCGACGCGCCCTCCAGGCCACCGTGGGCCTGCCGCAGATCCCCGATGTGCCCATCCTGGCCCTGATCTCGCGCCTCGATTGGCAAAAGGGGCTGGAGCTGATGGGTCATACCCTCCACATGCTGATGAACAGCTACTCCGGCCCGGCGCAATTTGTCGTCCTGGGGTCGGGCGCCGCCGAGTATGAGAATATGTTCGCCCAATTGGCCGCCTACCACCGCGACAAGATGACCGCCTACATCGGCTATCACGCCGGGCTGGCCCCGCTCATCTACGCCGGCAGCGATATGTTCCTGATGCCGTCGCGCTTCGAGCCGTGCGGCCTGGGGCAGATGATCGCCATGCGCTACGGCAGCGTGCCTATCGTTCGCGCCACCGGCGGGCTGGCCGATACCGTCCACGACGGCTACACCGGCTTCTCGTTCCATGACTTCAGCGTCGGCGCGCTGTGGGATGCCATCCAACGCGCCACCTTCATCTACAACGTCGATCGACCGAATTGGCGGCGGATCCAGGCCAACGGCATGAGCGCCGATTTCTCCTGGCAGCGGTCGGCCCAGGGGTACGCGCAACTCTACGAGTGGGCCCAGGCCCAGCAACGCTATCGCGGCTAA